From one Malus sylvestris chromosome 1, drMalSylv7.2, whole genome shotgun sequence genomic stretch:
- the LOC126623381 gene encoding chorismate synthase, chloroplastic-like, whose product MASSLASKPFLGAPTTDGLSGLCSSTDLRTLSSSSVQFVIRPRNPKKLQVQAAGNTTGNHFRVTTFGESHGGGVGCVIDGCPPRMPLSVEDLQGDLDRRRPGQSRITTPRKETDTCRILSGVHEGVTTGTPILVLVPNTDQRGRDYDEMSVAYRPSHADRTYDQKYGIRSVQGGGRSSARETIGRVAAGALAKKILKAFSGTEILAYVSQVQKVVLPEELVDHHTLTLDQIESNIVRCPDPEYAEKMIAAIDAVRVKGQSIGGVVTCIVRNCPPGLGSPVFDKLEAEFAKAVMSLPATKGFEFGSGFAGTFLTGSEHNDEFYLDDQGKIRTRTNRSGGTQGGLSNGEIINMRIAFKPTATIGKKQNTVTRDKKEIELIARGRHDPCVVPRAVPMVEAVIALALVDQLMADFAQCHMFPINPDLQDPVPQPLVDAAEAATLHI is encoded by the exons ATGGCTTCCTCTCTCGCTTCCAAACCATTCCTCGGAGCTCCAACGACCGATGGGCTTTCTGGGTTGTGCTCCTCCACCGATCTTCGGACCCTCTCGTCCTCCTCCGTTCAATTTGTGATCCGCCCGAGAAACCCCAAGAAACTcc AGGTGCAGGCAGCTGGGAATACTACCGGGAATCATTTTCGTGTTACAACTTTTGGGGAATCTCatggtggtggtgttggttgtgtaATTGATGGATGCCCTCCTCGTATGCCGCTCTCCGTAGAAGATTTGCAAGGTGACCTTGACAGAAG GAGGCCAGGTCAGAGTCGAATTACTACCCCTAGGAAGGAAACTGACACATGCCGAATACTTTCAGGAGTTCATGAAG GAGTGACAACTGGGACACCAATTCTTGTGCTTGTACCCAATACTGATCAGAGAGGACGT GATTATGACGAAATGTCGGTAGCTTATAGGCCTTCACATGCAGATCGAACTTATGACCAAAAGTATGGTATCAGATCAGTGCAG GGTGGTGGTAGATCTTCTGCTAGAGAAACAATTGGAAGAGTTGCAGCTGGAGCCCTTGCCAAGAAAATCCTTAAGGCTTTCTCAGGAACTGAG ATCCTAGCTTATGTTTCACAAGTTCAAAAGGTTGTGCTTCCTGAGGAATTGGTTGATCATCACACTTTGACACTTGATCAG ATAGAGAGTAATATCGTTAGGTGCCCAGATCCTGAATATGCAGAGAAGATGATCGCAGCCATTGATGCTGTCAGGGTGAAAGGGCAATCCATTGGTGGTGTTGTCACATGCATTGTTAGAAATTGCCCGCca GGGCTTGGTTCACCAGTCTTTGATAAACTTGAAGCTGAATTTGCTAAAGCTGTTATGTCATTACCTGCAACAAAGGGATTTGAATTTGGAAGTGGATTTGCAG GTACCTTTTTAACTGGGAGTGAACATAATGATGAGTTCTATTTGGATGATCAAGGAAAAATCAGGACAAGAACAAATCGCTCTGGCGGGACACAG GGAGGACTATCCAATGGGGAAATCATAAACATGAGAATAGCTTTCAAGCCAACAGCTACAATTGGA AAGAAACAGAATACAGTGACTAGAGATAAAAAGGAGATAGAACTTATAGCCCGTGGTCGCCATGATCCTTGTGTTGTTCCGCGAG CTGTGCCGATGGTGGAAGCTGTAATAGCGCTTGCGCTCGTGGACCAACTAATGGCAGATTTTGCTCAGTGTCATATGTTTCCTATCAATCCCGACCTGCAAGACCCTGTGCCGCAGCCGTTGGTTGATGCAGCAGAGGCAGCAACTCTGCACATTTGA
- the LOC126623387 gene encoding chorismate synthase, chloroplastic-like, which translates to MASSLVSTSFLGAPTTNALSGLRTTSSSVQFVMRPRTAKKIQVQAAGNITGNHFRVTTFGEAHGGGVGCVIDGRPPRLPLSEKDLRGDLDRRRPGQSPITTLWKETDTCRILSGVHEGVTTGTPILVLVPNTDQKGRVYDEMSVAYRPSHADRTYDQKYGIRSVQGGGRSSPRETIGRVAAGALAKKILKAFSGTEVLAYVSQVQKVVLPEELVDHHTLTLDQVR; encoded by the exons ATGGCTTCCTCTCTCGTTTCCACATCATTCCTCGGAGCTCCAACCACCAATGCCCTTTCTGGTCTTCGGACCACCTCGTCCTCCGTTCAATTTGTGATGCGCCCAAGAACCGCAAAGAAAATAC AGGTGCAGGCAGCCGGGAACATTACCGGGAATCATTTTCGTGTTACAACTTTTGGGGAAGCTCATGgaggtggtgttggttgtgtaATTGATGGACGCCCTCCTCGTTTGCCCCTCTCCGAAAAGGATTTGCGGGGTGACCTTGATAGAAG GAGGCCAGGTCAGAGTCCAATTACTACCCTTTGGAAGGAAACTGACACATGCCGAATACTTTCGGGAGTTCATGAAG GAGTGACAACTGGGACACCAATTCTTGTGCTTGTACCCAATACTGATCAGAAAGGACGT GTTTATGACGAAATGTCGGTAGCTTATAGGCCTTCGCATGCAGATCGAACTTATGACCAGAAGTATGGAATCAGATCGGTGCAG GGTGGTGGTAGATCTTCTCCTAGAGAAACAATTGGAAGAGTTGCTGCTGGAGCCCTTGCCAAGAAAATCCTCAAGGCTTTCTCAGGAACTGAG GTCCTAGCTTATGTTTCACAAGTTCAGAAGGTTGTGCTGCCCGAGGAATTGGTTGATCATCACACTTTGACACTCGATCAGGTGCGATAA